One Novipirellula galeiformis DNA window includes the following coding sequences:
- a CDS encoding preprotein translocase subunit SecA has product MSAQNTRSERPNPDTTTSPGQDLPQPTGERGDELGLGQGVQGEEMEGKQGGEAMENEVAEEKLAEDALAGELLDSVPGPPPDPSPATSQRHIGGTHKALSPYSRQGVSPRMIRWRRKLAQINALEPMLKAEDDLSLRKRSLALRYRAMAGEKLSTLLPEGYALVREAGRRALSMRHYDVQIIGGISLFEGCVAEMQTGEGKTLTASLPLYLHSLTGKGAHLATVNDYLAKRDAEWMRPLFERLGVTVGIIQTQDDQKSRRESYGCSVTYGTAKEFGFDFLRDRLLLRAQNRLQTEMLGDGGGGFSGGGDQIVMRGMHFCLVDEADSILIDEARTPLIIGSLEDTVRDQIIETYGWAAEHAPEFELDEHYEIDDDTKQYELTARGRQRVRALPKSDLVRTMGLVDLYEYIERAVKVHREFLLERQYVVKPNEKGVDEIVIVDEFTGRLAEGRKWRDGIHQAIEAKEKIEISVPTGQAARITVQDLFLRYPHLAGMTGTAATSARELRRIYRTPVIPVPTNRPPKRKRLADRVFGTMLAKFEAVVQEVQEVHAEGRPVLIGTRSIDKSLIVSRLLNELGIEHKVLNANNVEMEAEIVSAAGERGKVTVATNMAGRGTDIKLADAIEAMGGMHVICTELHDAARIDRQLIGRCGRQGDEGSYRQYLSLDDDILKGGLGPSRAEKLKAKGAANPGAMDSYAKLFGKAQRKVERKHFRDRMVLMHHEKERKKMQREIGQDPYLDTPD; this is encoded by the coding sequence ATGTCTGCTCAAAATACCCGCTCGGAGCGTCCCAATCCGGATACAACGACTTCGCCGGGGCAAGACCTCCCTCAGCCAACCGGTGAGCGGGGTGACGAGTTGGGTTTAGGTCAGGGTGTTCAAGGAGAGGAAATGGAAGGCAAACAAGGAGGTGAGGCGATGGAGAACGAAGTTGCGGAGGAAAAACTTGCGGAGGACGCATTGGCTGGGGAATTGCTTGATAGCGTTCCTGGGCCGCCGCCTGATCCGTCTCCTGCGACTAGTCAGCGTCACATCGGTGGGACCCACAAGGCGTTGTCACCGTATTCAAGGCAAGGGGTCAGCCCGCGGATGATTCGGTGGCGACGTAAGTTAGCCCAAATCAATGCACTCGAACCGATGTTGAAGGCCGAGGACGACCTTTCGCTACGTAAACGTTCCTTGGCGCTGCGTTACCGCGCGATGGCCGGAGAGAAACTCTCCACGCTGCTGCCTGAAGGCTATGCGTTGGTCCGTGAAGCGGGACGCCGTGCCCTGTCGATGCGTCACTATGACGTGCAAATCATCGGTGGCATCTCGTTATTCGAGGGCTGTGTTGCCGAAATGCAAACCGGGGAAGGCAAAACGCTGACCGCCTCGCTGCCGCTCTACCTGCACTCCTTGACCGGCAAAGGAGCCCACTTGGCCACGGTCAACGATTACTTGGCAAAACGGGATGCCGAGTGGATGCGGCCGCTGTTTGAACGACTCGGGGTGACCGTCGGCATCATTCAAACTCAAGATGACCAAAAATCACGCCGCGAATCGTACGGTTGCTCGGTGACCTACGGGACGGCCAAGGAGTTTGGCTTCGACTTTCTGCGTGACCGGTTGCTTTTGCGCGCCCAGAACCGCTTACAAACCGAGATGCTTGGCGACGGCGGCGGCGGTTTTTCTGGCGGCGGCGACCAGATTGTCATGCGCGGCATGCATTTCTGTTTGGTCGATGAAGCCGATAGCATTCTGATCGATGAAGCCCGTACCCCGCTGATTATCGGCAGTCTCGAAGACACCGTTCGAGACCAAATTATCGAAACGTATGGATGGGCCGCCGAGCACGCTCCCGAGTTTGAATTGGATGAACATTACGAGATCGATGATGACACCAAACAGTACGAATTGACCGCCCGTGGTCGACAACGGGTCCGCGCGCTGCCGAAAAGCGATCTGGTCCGCACGATGGGACTGGTCGACCTTTACGAATACATCGAGCGCGCGGTGAAGGTCCATCGCGAGTTCCTTTTGGAACGCCAATACGTGGTCAAACCCAACGAAAAAGGGGTCGATGAAATCGTGATTGTCGACGAGTTCACCGGGCGACTCGCCGAGGGACGCAAGTGGCGCGACGGGATTCATCAAGCGATTGAAGCCAAAGAAAAGATCGAAATCAGCGTGCCGACTGGACAAGCCGCTCGCATCACCGTTCAAGACCTGTTTTTGCGTTACCCGCATTTGGCTGGAATGACCGGGACGGCGGCGACGAGCGCCCGCGAATTGCGGCGAATCTATCGTACCCCAGTCATTCCGGTGCCCACCAACCGGCCGCCCAAACGTAAACGCCTTGCCGATCGCGTGTTTGGCACCATGTTGGCAAAGTTTGAAGCGGTCGTCCAAGAGGTCCAAGAGGTGCATGCCGAGGGACGCCCCGTCTTGATCGGCACGCGATCGATCGACAAAAGCTTGATCGTTTCCCGACTGTTGAACGAATTAGGCATCGAGCACAAAGTGCTCAATGCGAACAATGTTGAAATGGAAGCCGAGATCGTTTCCGCAGCGGGTGAGCGGGGCAAAGTCACTGTCGCTACGAACATGGCGGGACGTGGTACGGATATCAAATTGGCCGACGCGATCGAAGCGATGGGCGGAATGCACGTCATCTGTACCGAACTTCATGACGCAGCCCGAATCGACCGCCAATTGATCGGCCGTTGTGGGCGACAAGGGGATGAGGGCTCGTATCGCCAATACCTTTCGCTTGACGATGACATCCTCAAAGGCGGACTGGGCCCCAGCCGCGCTGAGAAGTTAAAGGCAAAAGGGGCTGCGAACCCCGGTGCGATGGATAGCTACGCAAAACTGTTCGGAAAAGCCCAGCGAAAAGTCGAACGCAAGCATTTCCGAGATCGGATGGTGCTGATGCATCACGAGAAGGAACGCAAGAAAATGCAGCGTGAAATCGGCCAGGATCCTTATTTGGATACGCCGGATTAG
- a CDS encoding BBP7 family outer membrane beta-barrel protein encodes MKTNLRGLALTALLLSASNVSFAQQGASSVGDLPGYDEDAYFADEITYQQQVSGVDTVSHADSDASSQSYPSDESQYDEAQYEEAAPGYSAVGFDELQPVAFLDGHRLRNLQNRRHQPGCDSNCGGSCGGPLQARRGVKSNGGCEAGCGGSCGGKCGRLGALRRLGLSSMFGCNSNTWAQTEALLWFAPDRDMPALISTAAPGDAPFGPDSTTVFGDDIQGELSGGIRSDFGKYFTKNFGLGGRFWILAENQDSFFAESDGSDRSIGRPFFNTGTGSNDAIFIAADNVGGADFSGAIAAESSLDLWGAEGYARINLGGNRNSKIELIGGYTHFDIEDTLRMSSISLNRNTGDVTSFNDSFAMENRFNGGQVGFEMSATRGRWTARSLTKVHLGNMHQTANIAGSSQFGPVGSNPPVLSGGALALDNQGSYERDVFSFIPEANFKLGYRFRPNVSLSVGYSFLYFDNVALAGDAVDPLFDGSTNATAGPFGGRAFKFDDSSLWVQGIDLGVVINL; translated from the coding sequence ATGAAAACGAATTTGAGAGGCTTGGCCCTCACAGCCTTGTTGCTGTCAGCCTCAAATGTGAGCTTTGCTCAACAGGGTGCTTCGAGTGTTGGTGATCTTCCAGGCTACGATGAAGACGCCTATTTTGCCGACGAAATCACTTACCAACAACAGGTCAGTGGAGTCGATACGGTATCGCATGCCGACTCCGACGCGTCCTCGCAATCTTACCCAAGCGACGAGTCGCAATATGACGAAGCACAATACGAAGAAGCGGCCCCCGGCTACTCGGCGGTCGGATTCGACGAGCTACAACCGGTGGCGTTCCTCGACGGTCATCGTTTGCGTAATTTGCAAAATCGCCGCCATCAACCTGGATGCGATAGCAATTGTGGCGGCAGCTGTGGTGGTCCGCTGCAAGCCCGCCGCGGGGTGAAAAGCAACGGCGGTTGTGAAGCCGGTTGCGGCGGCAGCTGTGGTGGCAAATGTGGACGCCTTGGCGCCCTTCGCCGACTCGGACTTTCGTCCATGTTCGGTTGCAATAGCAACACGTGGGCTCAAACCGAAGCGTTGTTGTGGTTCGCCCCCGATCGCGATATGCCCGCGTTGATCTCCACCGCAGCACCAGGCGACGCCCCCTTTGGGCCCGACTCGACGACCGTCTTTGGCGATGATATCCAAGGCGAATTGTCGGGCGGTATCCGCAGCGACTTCGGTAAGTACTTCACCAAAAACTTTGGTCTCGGTGGACGTTTCTGGATTCTTGCCGAAAACCAAGATTCCTTCTTCGCCGAAAGCGACGGCAGCGACCGTAGCATTGGACGCCCGTTCTTTAATACCGGCACCGGCAGCAACGATGCAATCTTCATCGCGGCTGACAACGTCGGGGGTGCGGACTTCTCCGGAGCGATCGCAGCGGAAAGCTCTTTGGACCTGTGGGGTGCCGAAGGTTACGCTCGCATTAACCTAGGCGGTAACCGCAACAGCAAGATTGAGTTGATCGGTGGATACACTCACTTTGACATCGAAGACACCTTGCGAATGAGCAGCATCAGCTTGAACCGCAACACCGGTGACGTGACCAGCTTCAATGACTCGTTCGCCATGGAAAACCGTTTCAACGGAGGCCAAGTGGGCTTCGAAATGAGTGCGACTCGTGGCCGTTGGACCGCCCGTTCGTTGACCAAGGTGCACTTGGGTAACATGCACCAAACCGCGAACATCGCTGGCTCGTCACAATTCGGACCTGTCGGAAGCAACCCACCGGTATTGTCGGGTGGTGCTTTGGCTCTGGATAACCAAGGCTCCTACGAGCGTGACGTGTTCTCCTTCATTCCCGAAGCGAACTTCAAGCTTGGCTACCGCTTCCGTCCGAATGTTTCGCTGAGCGTTGGCTACTCGTTCCTGTACTTTGACAATGTGGCTCTGGCCGGTGACGCCGTCGATCCCTTGTTCGATGGATCGACCAACGCTACCGCTGGCCCGTTTGGTGGTCGTGCATTCAAATTTGATGACTCGAGCCTGTGGGTTCAAGGCATCGACCTAGGCGTGGTGATCAACCTGTAA
- a CDS encoding aldo/keto reductase, whose product MSEQKTSEQQPIVLGLWPIAGVTTLGVTQAEAQATIATAIDLGITAFDTAFSYGYDGESDKILKPFLAHDRDRFVVIGKVGQRWTPKRERVVDGSAKTLTADAELSLRRLGIDSFDVLMLHSPDPQIAIETSAEAIVALQRRGLCQRTGVSNVTPSQFAQFASVARGAAIECPLNLLQQDSLAELIPESHSEGGDVYVFWTLMKGLLAGKITREHTFAPGDSRANYPVFQGAARQRAHAIVDRLETLGKQVKRTVAQLAIGWAVSQPGVTAALVGARRPEQIRETCAATRLPAEIAAQINEIVATADSQKG is encoded by the coding sequence ATGAGTGAGCAAAAAACGAGCGAGCAACAACCGATTGTATTGGGGCTTTGGCCGATCGCCGGCGTGACCACGCTCGGCGTCACGCAAGCGGAAGCCCAAGCGACCATCGCGACGGCAATTGATTTGGGAATCACGGCGTTTGATACCGCGTTTAGCTACGGTTATGACGGCGAGAGTGACAAAATTCTCAAACCCTTTCTCGCCCACGATCGCGACCGTTTTGTGGTGATCGGCAAAGTCGGCCAGCGGTGGACGCCGAAACGAGAACGAGTCGTCGATGGCTCTGCCAAGACTCTCACCGCCGATGCCGAGCTTTCGCTGCGCCGGCTCGGAATCGATTCGTTCGATGTCTTGATGCTGCACTCGCCCGATCCGCAAATCGCAATCGAAACGTCCGCCGAAGCGATCGTGGCGTTACAGCGACGAGGGCTCTGTCAACGAACCGGCGTCAGCAACGTCACGCCATCGCAGTTCGCTCAATTTGCGTCGGTGGCTCGTGGTGCGGCGATCGAGTGTCCGCTGAATCTATTGCAGCAAGATTCGCTCGCTGAATTAATCCCCGAATCTCATTCCGAGGGAGGCGATGTCTACGTATTTTGGACATTGATGAAAGGCTTGCTGGCGGGCAAAATCACTCGGGAGCACACGTTTGCTCCCGGCGACAGTCGCGCGAACTACCCCGTCTTTCAAGGCGCCGCGCGCCAGCGGGCACACGCGATCGTGGATCGCTTAGAAACGCTCGGTAAACAAGTCAAGCGCACGGTTGCCCAATTGGCGATCGGTTGGGCAGTTTCGCAGCCCGGGGTCACCGCCGCACTCGTCGGAGCACGGCGTCCCGAGCAGATTCGCGAAACCTGTGCGGCCACGCGATTGCCAGCGGAAATCGCGGCTCAAATCAACGAGATCGTGGCGACCGCGGACAGCCAAAAGGGCTGA